One genomic window of Candidatus Nitrospira inopinata includes the following:
- a CDS encoding HEAT repeat domain-containing protein, whose translation MNGGKEQAIVNSYRVGGREVLLAAVLVIGLGIGWCGSLAWSGQVWLAQMPYEAPPAGQDAPDVSIPPNTEPLSPEELQRAEALLPLLEGKQEFWAMGEFVHLGEPSVPVLIKALSMPSPRIRYNAIETISMIKGVSAVPALVETARRSEEMPRVRTHALKVAVRLDPSQAVEAIEAMAKDLNSSVRKAAAFEARYVRHKSVVPLLIDLVTDEERFVALSAVQSLWILTRHETEFHDWDTSSKQDRAAWASEWIDWWEANKETFEFPEPQRPKRRS comes from the coding sequence ATGAATGGTGGAAAGGAGCAGGCCATTGTGAATAGCTATCGTGTCGGCGGAAGAGAGGTCCTTCTCGCGGCCGTTCTTGTCATCGGACTTGGTATCGGATGGTGTGGCTCGTTGGCCTGGTCCGGGCAGGTTTGGCTTGCGCAAATGCCCTATGAGGCCCCTCCGGCCGGTCAGGACGCGCCGGACGTGTCGATTCCTCCCAACACCGAGCCGCTCAGTCCGGAGGAGCTGCAACGAGCGGAGGCGCTGCTGCCGTTGCTGGAAGGCAAGCAAGAGTTTTGGGCCATGGGCGAGTTCGTGCACCTGGGAGAGCCCTCGGTGCCGGTCTTGATCAAAGCGCTCTCGATGCCGAGCCCCAGGATTCGCTACAACGCCATCGAAACCATTTCCATGATCAAAGGCGTGTCCGCAGTGCCGGCGCTCGTCGAGACGGCGAGGCGGTCGGAGGAAATGCCGCGCGTTCGGACCCATGCCCTGAAGGTCGCCGTTCGTCTCGACCCGTCACAGGCGGTCGAAGCGATCGAGGCGATGGCCAAAGACCTCAATTCGTCGGTTCGCAAGGCCGCCGCGTTTGAGGCCCGGTACGTGCGGCATAAGTCGGTCGTTCCCCTCTTGATCGATCTGGTGACCGATGAAGAACGGTTCGTCGCCCTGTCGGCCGTGCAATCGCTGTGGATTTTGACCCGTCATGAGACCGAGTTTCATGACTGGGATACCTCCTCGAAGCAGGATCGAGCGGCATGGGCGAGCGAGTGGATTGACTGGTGGGAAGCGAACAAGGAAACGTTCGAGTTCCCGGAACCCCAGCGACCCAAGCGCCGATCATAG
- a CDS encoding efflux RND transporter permease subunit: protein MIARIVEISLGQRSLIFTLGLALLFGGLYSFHLLDVIAYPDPSPPMIEVITQYPGWSAEEIERQITVPIEVALTGMPGLTDIRSLSLFGLSDVKVYFGFDTDIFRDRQEVLNRLASVQLPPDAQPVLSPWWAIGEIYRYELTGDGVGLTELKTIQDWQVRRAFKRVPGVIDVTTFGGTTKEYHVDIDPGKLIGYGVTLSEVMTALADSNANVGGNYLTIGAQSYNIRGLGLINDLDDIENVMVAEREGTPVFVKTLGAVKVGHRVRLGKVGIDDRDDVVEGIVLLQRGYKALSVLDKVRQKVDELNRWELPAGVTIKAFYDRTALIRTTVETVTDILISGMVLVFVILFLFLGHLRAALIVALTVPFALLFTFTTMNILGQSANLISLGAIDFGIIIDASLIMVESVFFHVAHGKHSGLTVQQHIVQAARRVGRPIFFSTAIIVVAFIPLFTMTGVPGRIFAPMSVTYGFALVGALLMAFTLAPALCSILLTGPISESDTMAIRLVRSVYSKIIRWALKHRFVVMGIATGLVGFSIVALQFMGGEFMPALEEGNLWIRATMPVDISFEQADRLAGDIRRSIRESPEVSTIVSQLGRPDDGTDPTGFFSAEFLADLTPRTQWRSGLTKEGLIKEIEGRLRAIPGVVFNFSQAIQDNVEEAMSGVKGENSIKLFGPDLKTLEAKAQEIEAIMRNVPGVKDLGIFRLMGQPNLLIEVDREAIARYGLRVSDVNAIVQGAIGGQAVTQVYEGERLFDLVVRFLPEYRRDVEAIGNILVSTMEGTQIPLKQMANITMQTGAFIIYRENNKRYIPIKFSVRGRDLQSTVEEAQQRLSTHVKLPERYRMEWAGQYDQLKDELTRLAKVVPVSLAVVFVLLYMAFGSVKNAVLVLVSVPFALIGGVLALVATHTNFSISAAVGIISTLGVAILGGVLLVSRVEELRREGLDVREAVLRGADTQMRPILMATLAAAIGLLPASLATGVGAQAQQPLARVVVGGMLTASVLILVVLPVLYQIVHGRGLDNGDDNDSSAA, encoded by the coding sequence ATGATCGCCAGAATCGTCGAAATTTCCCTGGGGCAGCGATCTCTCATCTTCACGCTCGGCTTGGCTCTCTTGTTCGGAGGCCTGTACTCGTTTCATCTGCTTGATGTCATCGCCTATCCGGACCCCTCCCCCCCGATGATAGAAGTCATCACTCAATATCCCGGCTGGTCGGCGGAGGAAATCGAACGCCAGATTACCGTTCCGATCGAAGTGGCGTTGACCGGTATGCCGGGGCTCACGGACATCCGGTCGCTGTCGCTTTTCGGATTGAGCGACGTAAAAGTGTACTTCGGCTTCGATACGGACATATTTCGAGACCGCCAGGAGGTCTTGAACCGCCTTGCTTCGGTCCAACTGCCGCCGGACGCCCAGCCGGTGCTGTCGCCCTGGTGGGCGATCGGGGAGATCTATCGGTACGAATTGACGGGCGACGGCGTCGGCCTCACGGAGTTGAAAACGATTCAAGACTGGCAGGTTCGGCGGGCTTTCAAACGCGTGCCCGGCGTCATCGATGTGACGACCTTCGGCGGAACCACCAAAGAGTACCATGTCGATATCGATCCGGGAAAATTGATCGGCTACGGAGTGACGCTTTCCGAGGTGATGACGGCGTTGGCCGACAGCAACGCCAATGTGGGGGGCAATTACCTGACCATCGGGGCGCAAAGTTACAATATTCGGGGGCTGGGGCTGATCAACGATCTTGACGACATTGAAAACGTGATGGTGGCGGAACGGGAGGGCACGCCGGTCTTCGTGAAGACGCTCGGGGCCGTGAAGGTGGGCCACCGCGTCCGGCTCGGCAAAGTCGGTATCGACGATCGTGACGACGTCGTGGAAGGCATCGTGCTGCTCCAACGAGGATACAAGGCGTTGTCGGTCTTGGACAAGGTCAGGCAAAAGGTCGATGAGCTGAACCGATGGGAATTGCCCGCTGGCGTCACGATCAAGGCGTTTTACGACCGAACCGCGTTGATCCGCACGACGGTCGAGACGGTCACCGACATTCTGATCAGCGGCATGGTGTTGGTGTTCGTCATTCTGTTCCTGTTTCTGGGTCATTTGCGGGCCGCGTTGATCGTCGCGTTGACGGTTCCCTTCGCGCTGCTGTTCACCTTTACGACGATGAACATTCTCGGGCAATCCGCCAATTTAATTTCGCTGGGCGCGATCGATTTCGGCATCATTATCGACGCGTCCCTCATCATGGTTGAGAGCGTGTTCTTTCACGTGGCGCACGGCAAGCACAGCGGTTTGACGGTGCAGCAGCACATCGTTCAGGCCGCTCGGCGGGTGGGGCGGCCCATTTTCTTTTCCACGGCGATCATTGTGGTGGCGTTTATTCCTCTCTTTACGATGACAGGGGTCCCGGGAAGAATTTTTGCGCCGATGTCCGTGACCTATGGGTTCGCGTTGGTGGGCGCGCTGCTCATGGCCTTTACACTCGCTCCGGCCTTGTGTTCGATCCTGCTTACGGGGCCGATCAGCGAGTCCGATACAATGGCGATCCGCCTTGTCCGTTCGGTCTACTCGAAAATCATTCGGTGGGCGCTAAAACATCGTTTCGTTGTGATGGGGATCGCGACGGGATTGGTCGGGTTCTCGATCGTCGCGCTGCAATTCATGGGCGGAGAATTCATGCCGGCGTTGGAGGAAGGAAATTTGTGGATTCGGGCGACCATGCCGGTCGATATTTCTTTCGAGCAGGCCGATCGACTGGCCGGCGACATCCGGCGTTCAATCAGAGAGTCGCCGGAGGTAAGCACCATCGTGTCGCAACTCGGCAGGCCGGACGACGGCACCGATCCGACGGGATTTTTCAGCGCCGAGTTCCTGGCCGACCTTACGCCCCGGACGCAATGGCGATCGGGACTGACGAAAGAGGGGTTGATTAAGGAAATCGAAGGACGACTGAGGGCCATACCGGGAGTGGTCTTTAATTTTTCGCAGGCCATTCAAGACAACGTGGAAGAAGCCATGTCCGGCGTGAAAGGCGAAAACTCGATCAAACTCTTCGGCCCGGATTTGAAGACGTTGGAAGCCAAGGCCCAGGAGATCGAAGCCATCATGAGAAACGTCCCCGGCGTGAAAGATTTGGGGATCTTCCGTCTCATGGGTCAGCCGAATTTGTTGATCGAGGTGGATCGGGAAGCCATTGCGCGCTATGGACTACGGGTATCGGACGTGAACGCCATCGTGCAGGGCGCGATCGGCGGCCAGGCCGTCACGCAGGTGTATGAAGGGGAGCGTTTGTTCGACCTGGTGGTCCGGTTTCTTCCGGAATATCGGCGGGACGTCGAGGCCATTGGTAATATTCTGGTCAGCACGATGGAAGGGACTCAGATTCCGCTCAAACAGATGGCGAACATTACGATGCAGACCGGGGCGTTCATCATTTATAGGGAAAATAACAAGCGCTATATTCCGATCAAGTTCAGTGTCCGCGGCCGCGATCTGCAGAGCACGGTGGAGGAAGCGCAGCAACGGCTCTCGACGCACGTCAAGCTGCCCGAGCGCTATCGTATGGAGTGGGCCGGACAGTATGATCAGCTCAAGGACGAACTGACGAGACTGGCCAAAGTCGTGCCCGTCAGTTTGGCGGTCGTGTTCGTTCTGCTGTACATGGCGTTCGGCTCGGTGAAAAATGCGGTGCTGGTGCTGGTTTCGGTTCCGTTTGCTTTGATCGGAGGCGTGTTGGCGCTCGTGGCCACTCATACGAACTTCAGCATTTCCGCCGCGGTCGGTATCATTTCCACGTTGGGCGTGGCGATTTTGGGAGGCGTCTTGTTGGTGTCGCGCGTTGAAGAGTTGCGGCGGGAGGGGCTCGACGTGAGAGAGGCCGTCTTGCGCGGCGCCGATACGCAAATGCGTCCCATTCTCATGGCGACGCTCGCCGCGGCGATCGGGTTGCTGCCCGCCTCTTTGGCGACGGGCGTGGGAGCCCAGGCCCAGCAGCCGCTCGCGCGAGTGGTGGTCGGTGGCATGCTGACGGCGTCGGTCTTGATTTTGGTCGTGCTGCCGGTTTTATATCAAATCGTGCACGGGCGCGGTCTTGATAACGGAGACGATAACGATTCGTCGGCGGCGTGA
- a CDS encoding efflux RND transporter periplasmic adaptor subunit yields MSERWGWKTIPCNSALVWSSVLLLLAACGRPDQSSELTKTNLPEADKRTASVESTPLIETAIVELGASHQKLTLFGKVAYGEDRYSRISSPLQGRVIEVRARLGDRVKAGDILLVVDSPDIAQAYSEYVKEDSELEYAARAYELAKDLYEVKALALKDLKQAENELVKARAEFRRAKERLLSLRVTPEELDKPLDKQTITSRFELKSPLTGVVVERTVTPGQLVTGEILFTIADLDQLQVLADLYERDVALVKEGQSAVVKVEAYPDVDFPARVTAVGDIVDSATRTIKVRAQVNNKDRLLKPEMFARLQLDLSEAGRFLTLPREAVLEKDGKQFVYVAEDSGRYVKREVKVVNTSSDQVRVLEGIRHGERIVTKGAVLIKE; encoded by the coding sequence ATGAGTGAAAGATGGGGATGGAAGACGATTCCTTGCAACAGCGCATTGGTCTGGTCATCGGTGTTGCTGCTGCTCGCGGCCTGTGGTCGCCCCGACCAGTCGTCCGAGTTGACCAAGACAAACCTTCCTGAAGCCGATAAGAGAACGGCATCGGTCGAATCAACGCCGCTCATTGAAACGGCGATCGTCGAATTGGGGGCTTCCCATCAGAAGCTGACGCTCTTCGGCAAGGTGGCGTACGGCGAGGATCGATATTCGCGCATCTCGTCGCCGCTCCAAGGGCGGGTGATTGAGGTCCGAGCCCGCCTGGGCGATCGGGTCAAGGCCGGAGATATTCTGTTGGTGGTCGACAGTCCGGATATCGCGCAAGCCTATTCGGAGTACGTGAAAGAAGATTCCGAATTGGAGTACGCCGCCAGAGCGTATGAGTTGGCCAAGGATTTATATGAGGTCAAGGCGTTGGCGCTCAAGGATCTCAAACAGGCCGAAAACGAGCTGGTCAAGGCGCGGGCCGAATTTCGACGAGCGAAAGAGCGTCTGCTCTCGCTGAGAGTCACGCCCGAAGAATTGGACAAGCCGTTGGATAAACAGACCATCACCTCGCGGTTTGAATTGAAGAGTCCGCTGACGGGAGTCGTCGTGGAGCGGACCGTGACGCCGGGGCAATTGGTGACGGGAGAGATTCTCTTCACGATCGCCGATCTGGATCAATTGCAGGTGTTGGCGGATCTCTACGAGCGGGACGTGGCCCTGGTGAAGGAAGGACAGTCCGCCGTGGTCAAAGTCGAGGCCTATCCGGACGTCGATTTTCCGGCCAGGGTCACGGCGGTCGGCGATATCGTCGATTCCGCGACCAGGACGATCAAAGTGCGCGCACAGGTGAACAACAAAGACCGTCTGTTGAAGCCGGAAATGTTTGCGCGCTTGCAACTGGACTTAAGCGAGGCCGGCCGGTTTCTCACCCTGCCGCGAGAGGCGGTCTTGGAAAAAGACGGCAAACAGTTCGTGTATGTCGCGGAGGATTCGGGTCGGTACGTGAAACGGGAAGTCAAGGTCGTCAACACCTCCTCCGACCAGGTTCGTGTGCTTGAAGGGATACGTCACGGCGAGCGAATCGTGACCAAAGGCGCCGTGTTGATCAAGGAGTAA
- a CDS encoding TolC family protein translates to MKNACVLYRLSHGLLLLGLSVSAICCVVDGEAAASGASPDPVLRMLPRSDEAASDKTLRLSLDEAVGLFLRRNLDLLIAQFGIDIRKGEEVTARLFPNPVVSVGVVTSPVDGRTLSNSGQFYPQIQQLFELAGKRGYRIESAEFGTQSAEAGFEDAVRQLGFAVKDAYYRVQLARRRLALAEENKDRFSRILEINTIRFKKGFIAEIELIRIRLQYIDFQSRVIQALQEVESALSDLRQLLRISPATDLELTSNLEFKRSDLDRAMLGVLALESRPDVRMKRFALSQREADLKLAKAYRIPDVTVGAGYAIQGPKGPDNSNQIGISLGLPLPLFNRNQGGIMQAEAAVQSAQADLSKTLNLVENQVDVAYRNVVHSRWLVEAYLSGVLDDARSTLTIVERAYERGGATLVDLLDAARSSWTIQENFIEALFAYQRNVLQLENAVGAHIGI, encoded by the coding sequence ATGAAGAACGCTTGTGTGTTGTACCGGTTATCCCACGGGTTGCTGTTGCTCGGTTTATCTGTCTCGGCGATCTGCTGCGTCGTCGACGGCGAGGCGGCGGCCTCCGGCGCCTCGCCGGATCCGGTTCTTCGGATGCTTCCGCGATCAGACGAGGCCGCATCGGACAAGACTCTGCGATTGAGCCTTGACGAAGCGGTCGGATTGTTCCTCAGGAGAAATCTTGACCTTCTGATCGCCCAGTTTGGCATTGACATCAGGAAAGGGGAAGAGGTCACGGCGAGATTGTTCCCGAATCCGGTGGTTTCCGTCGGGGTGGTGACCTCTCCCGTCGACGGCCGAACACTGTCGAACAGCGGGCAGTTCTATCCGCAGATTCAACAATTGTTCGAATTGGCCGGAAAACGGGGATATCGGATCGAGAGCGCCGAATTCGGGACGCAGTCGGCGGAGGCGGGTTTCGAGGATGCGGTCCGTCAGCTCGGCTTTGCGGTCAAGGATGCCTACTATCGAGTTCAGCTCGCGCGGAGGCGACTCGCCTTGGCGGAGGAAAACAAGGATCGCTTCTCGCGCATTCTCGAGATCAATACCATTCGGTTCAAGAAAGGATTCATCGCGGAAATCGAGCTGATTCGCATTCGGCTTCAGTACATCGATTTCCAGTCCCGGGTGATCCAGGCTCTTCAAGAGGTCGAATCGGCCCTTTCCGATCTTCGCCAACTGCTGCGGATTTCCCCTGCCACCGATTTGGAATTGACGAGTAATTTGGAGTTCAAGCGATCGGACCTTGACCGAGCCATGCTTGGCGTCCTCGCCCTCGAATCCCGCCCCGACGTGCGCATGAAACGGTTCGCCCTTTCGCAACGGGAGGCCGACCTCAAGCTCGCCAAGGCCTATCGGATTCCCGATGTGACGGTGGGAGCCGGCTATGCCATTCAAGGACCAAAGGGACCCGACAACTCCAATCAAATCGGCATCAGTCTTGGGCTCCCGCTGCCGTTGTTCAACCGAAACCAGGGCGGTATCATGCAGGCGGAGGCGGCGGTGCAGTCGGCTCAAGCGGATCTCTCCAAAACGTTGAACCTTGTCGAAAATCAGGTGGACGTCGCCTATCGCAACGTCGTCCACAGCCGGTGGTTGGTCGAAGCCTACCTCAGCGGCGTGCTCGACGACGCGCGCTCGACGTTGACGATCGTGGAACGCGCCTATGAGCGTGGCGGCGCCACGCTTGTCGATTTGCTGGACGCGGCCAGAAGCTCCTGGACGATCCAAGAAAACTTTATTGAGGCGTTGTTTGCGTATCAGCGGAACGTCCTCCAATTGGAAAACGCCGTTGGGGCGCATATCGGGATTTGA
- the glgC gene encoding glucose-1-phosphate adenylyltransferase, with amino-acid sequence MKKIFTMILAGGKGERLYPLTEQRAKPAVPFGGKYRIIDFTLSNCLNSGLRKIVVLIQYKSHSLDRHIRMGWNVLNAELGEYIASVPPQQRISEDWYKGTADAVYQNLFLIDAENPEFILVLAGDHIYKMNYAEMYYWLIAKQADAVVGAIDIPIQDASRFGVISVDEDYRITRFDEKPANPTPLPDNPTHAFASMGIYLFRTKAIREHLIGDAQEGGAHDFGRNIIPRMIGQHRVYAFKFQDANKKAIQYWRDIGTLDAFWEANMDLVSVDPQFNLYDPEWPIRTYQGQFPPAKFVFAQDFQGGRMGVALDSIVSGGCIVSGARVQNSILSPNVRVQDHADVRESILMDNVQIGPHSRIKRAIIDKDVVIPPRTEIGYDREADAKRFKVTDSGIVVISKGMDLHAAIDSSG; translated from the coding sequence ATGAAGAAAATCTTTACGATGATCCTCGCCGGAGGCAAGGGGGAACGACTCTACCCTCTGACGGAGCAACGGGCCAAACCGGCCGTTCCGTTCGGCGGGAAGTATCGGATCATCGATTTCACCTTGAGCAACTGCCTGAACTCGGGGCTCCGTAAAATCGTCGTCCTGATCCAATACAAATCCCACTCGCTTGACCGGCACATCCGGATGGGTTGGAACGTGCTGAACGCCGAGTTGGGAGAATACATCGCCTCGGTGCCGCCCCAACAGCGCATCAGCGAGGATTGGTACAAAGGCACCGCCGACGCGGTCTATCAAAACCTCTTTCTGATCGACGCGGAGAATCCCGAATTCATCCTCGTGCTCGCCGGCGACCACATTTACAAGATGAACTACGCCGAGATGTATTACTGGCTCATCGCCAAACAGGCCGACGCCGTCGTCGGCGCGATCGACATTCCCATTCAGGACGCGTCCCGCTTCGGCGTCATCTCGGTGGATGAAGACTATCGCATCACCCGCTTCGACGAGAAGCCGGCCAATCCAACGCCCCTGCCGGACAATCCCACCCACGCGTTCGCGTCCATGGGCATCTATCTGTTCCGGACCAAGGCCATTCGCGAACACCTCATCGGGGATGCCCAAGAAGGAGGTGCCCATGATTTCGGCAGAAACATCATCCCGCGGATGATCGGGCAACACCGCGTCTATGCCTTTAAGTTTCAGGACGCCAACAAAAAGGCGATCCAGTATTGGCGCGACATCGGCACGTTGGACGCCTTCTGGGAAGCCAACATGGACCTGGTGTCCGTGGATCCCCAGTTCAATTTGTATGATCCCGAATGGCCGATCCGCACCTATCAAGGTCAATTTCCCCCGGCCAAATTCGTGTTCGCCCAGGATTTTCAAGGGGGCCGGATGGGAGTCGCCCTTGATTCCATCGTCAGCGGCGGGTGCATCGTTTCCGGCGCGCGGGTGCAAAATTCGATTCTTTCACCCAACGTCAGGGTGCAAGATCACGCCGACGTGCGGGAATCCATCCTCATGGACAACGTGCAGATCGGCCCCCACAGCCGCATCAAACGGGCGATCATCGACAAAGACGTCGTCATCCCGCCCCGCACGGAAATCGGATACGATCGCGAGGCCGACGCCAAGCGATTCAAAGTGACCGATTCCGGAATCGTCGTGATTTCGAAGGGAATGGACCTGCATGCCGCCATCGATTCATCCGGTTGA
- a CDS encoding helicase-related protein, with amino-acid sequence MPPSIHPVDLIDALRQKHLTPAIVFLTSRRACDEAMESFDHAAVVLPPARQEAIDAVLQQVIAQYPSVADHPLIPTVRRIGVAAHHAGHLPSWKIAVEELMRQGCLDAVFATTTLAAGVDFPARTVVITQSSIRKARDFTDLTIGEVQQIAGRAGRRGKDQVGFAVVAPSPYIDLSVLTKGLTGHPEPIDSQFTITYPMVLNLLKAHPLEQIQSILAKSFAQFQLNRRAELLERKLDALHVQMEPFGPRICTDWITQWQTFDQARRQRPQRHQARHESPELTARFHFMTPGRVVGLARGRGVVLRQYRSKGQRHPMISVLRPNGSVTECPAAAVVEIFDRVFDCEETASFPWCSAASFDELCYQLTELPPRLPVLPILVSHESAPLPDTVVQSLGDFPCPTCPSRPACQKDFATAHRLRQEQHRHVKSIQALRASLWHRFQERVDVLQKFGYLTPSAQLTAEGEWARLIRIDHSLLITELIRAEAFSGVEPAVLTGILASIAHDDDRPGAFPRISPGLSSLLGQVRKLAESLSPYEEPPLLRADVAAIAERWVADPNLTWIGLCRMTTMAEGDLYRLLARTLEFLSQIHALHATHPGLADTASRAIALIRRGVLEELP; translated from the coding sequence ATGCCGCCATCGATTCATCCGGTTGACCTGATCGACGCCCTGCGCCAGAAACACCTGACTCCCGCCATCGTTTTTCTGACGTCGCGTCGCGCCTGCGACGAGGCGATGGAATCGTTCGACCACGCCGCCGTCGTCCTCCCTCCCGCTCGTCAAGAGGCCATCGACGCCGTGCTCCAACAGGTGATCGCGCAATACCCGAGCGTGGCGGACCATCCGTTGATTCCCACCGTGCGACGGATCGGCGTCGCGGCGCACCATGCGGGGCATCTGCCATCCTGGAAAATCGCCGTCGAAGAACTGATGCGGCAAGGCTGCCTCGACGCCGTCTTCGCCACGACCACGTTGGCCGCCGGTGTGGACTTTCCCGCCCGCACCGTCGTTATCACCCAATCCAGCATTCGCAAAGCGCGGGACTTTACCGATCTGACGATCGGCGAAGTACAACAAATAGCCGGACGCGCGGGGCGGCGCGGAAAAGACCAGGTCGGCTTCGCCGTCGTAGCCCCCTCGCCCTATATCGACCTGAGCGTGCTCACCAAGGGATTGACCGGCCATCCGGAACCCATCGACAGTCAATTCACCATCACCTATCCGATGGTGCTCAACCTGCTGAAGGCTCACCCCCTTGAGCAGATTCAGTCGATCCTGGCCAAGAGCTTCGCCCAGTTTCAGCTCAATCGGCGCGCCGAGCTCTTGGAACGCAAACTGGACGCCCTGCACGTTCAGATGGAGCCCTTCGGCCCCCGAATTTGCACCGATTGGATCACTCAATGGCAGACCTTCGACCAAGCCCGTCGGCAACGTCCACAACGCCACCAGGCCCGCCATGAGTCGCCGGAACTGACTGCGCGCTTTCACTTCATGACACCGGGCCGGGTCGTTGGTCTCGCCCGTGGGCGCGGCGTCGTGCTCCGGCAGTATCGGAGCAAGGGCCAGCGACACCCCATGATTTCGGTGCTCCGGCCGAACGGCTCCGTGACGGAATGTCCCGCCGCCGCCGTGGTCGAGATCTTCGACCGCGTGTTCGATTGCGAAGAAACCGCCTCGTTTCCCTGGTGCTCGGCGGCGTCTTTTGACGAGCTCTGCTATCAACTGACGGAACTGCCTCCGCGACTGCCGGTTCTGCCGATTTTGGTTTCCCACGAGTCGGCCCCCCTTCCCGACACCGTCGTTCAGTCCCTCGGCGATTTTCCCTGCCCGACCTGTCCTTCCCGTCCGGCCTGCCAGAAGGATTTCGCCACCGCGCACCGGCTCCGTCAGGAACAGCACCGCCACGTCAAATCCATTCAAGCCCTGCGAGCCAGTCTGTGGCACCGATTTCAAGAGCGGGTCGACGTGCTCCAGAAATTCGGGTATTTGACCCCCTCCGCACAACTGACGGCCGAGGGAGAATGGGCGCGATTGATCCGGATCGACCATTCGTTGCTGATCACGGAATTGATCCGAGCCGAGGCGTTCAGCGGCGTCGAGCCCGCCGTTCTCACGGGCATCCTGGCCAGCATCGCGCACGACGATGATCGCCCCGGCGCCTTTCCTCGCATCAGCCCGGGCTTGAGCTCACTATTGGGCCAAGTGCGAAAACTGGCGGAGAGTCTGTCACCGTACGAAGAGCCGCCGCTTCTGAGGGCCGATGTCGCGGCCATCGCCGAACGGTGGGTGGCCGACCCCAACCTCACATGGATCGGACTCTGCCGCATGACCACGATGGCGGAAGGCGATCTCTACAGGCTTCTGGCCAGGACCTTGGAGTTCCTCTCGCAGATCCACGCTTTGCATGCTACGCATCCAGGACTGGCGGACACGGCTTCAAGGGCCATCGCCCTCATTCGCCGGGGAGTGTTGGAGGAATTGCCATGA
- a CDS encoding DEAD/DEAH box helicase produces MTTDELEQLLAQQPVALLHRLARGRVHRHFRAGKRRLIELLLQHSSQNLAGLESDLQTLLAERQALPQRPKTPARRKEEPAPAHPKRQQSPTTGGESETSGPAVSLANWLEGIGVPPPQPFVPDPWQVEALAALADGDVVVSVPTGSGKTYVAVEAARRAMEDNRTVIYTSPLKALSNTKFTEFSRLFGPEKVGILTGDRQENGQAPLLIMTTEILRNLLYDAASGEIDVRLDTLGLVILDESQYLADPERGVVWEETIIFCPSQARLLLLSASIGNPQDIADWLSSIRTTTCRLIRHNKRTVPLRAGYLHPNGKLVPLFKTAAIPYGHPNQLHPEAKRLFMQYEEETMPSGRPRR; encoded by the coding sequence ATGACGACGGACGAGCTCGAACAACTCTTGGCGCAACAGCCGGTTGCGCTTTTGCATCGCTTGGCCCGCGGACGGGTGCATCGCCATTTCCGCGCCGGCAAGCGGCGCCTGATCGAGCTGTTGCTTCAACATTCAAGCCAAAACCTGGCGGGCCTCGAGTCGGATTTGCAAACATTGCTCGCCGAGCGGCAGGCTCTTCCTCAGCGACCTAAAACTCCCGCACGGCGAAAAGAAGAACCGGCGCCCGCCCATCCCAAACGTCAACAGTCCCCGACCACGGGAGGAGAGTCGGAAACGAGCGGACCGGCTGTCTCGCTCGCAAACTGGCTTGAAGGGATCGGCGTTCCCCCGCCTCAACCGTTCGTGCCCGACCCCTGGCAGGTCGAAGCCTTGGCCGCCCTGGCCGACGGCGACGTCGTCGTCAGCGTACCGACCGGCAGTGGAAAGACCTACGTGGCGGTCGAAGCCGCCCGCCGCGCCATGGAGGATAACCGCACGGTGATCTACACGTCGCCGCTCAAAGCCTTGTCCAACACCAAGTTCACTGAATTTTCCCGTCTCTTCGGACCCGAGAAGGTGGGGATTCTCACCGGCGACCGTCAGGAAAACGGTCAGGCTCCCCTGCTGATCATGACGACGGAGATTCTACGGAACCTGCTTTATGACGCGGCAAGCGGCGAAATCGACGTGCGGTTGGATACCTTGGGGCTCGTCATCTTGGACGAATCGCAGTATCTGGCCGATCCGGAGCGGGGTGTCGTCTGGGAAGAAACCATCATCTTTTGCCCATCGCAGGCCAGACTCCTGCTCCTGTCGGCGTCCATCGGCAATCCGCAGGACATCGCCGACTGGCTGTCGTCGATCCGCACGACGACCTGCCGCTTGATCCGGCACAACAAACGCACCGTGCCGCTCCGCGCGGGCTATCTCCATCCCAACGGCAAATTGGTGCCGCTGTTCAAGACGGCGGCGATCCCCTACGGCCACCCCAATCAGCTCCACCCGGAAGCCAAACGGCTCTTCATGCAATATGAGGAAGAAACGATGCCGTCCGGTCGTCCCAGACGGTAA